TAAAAACCTTTTCTTTTCTTTCGCATTTGCATCCGATTCAATTATACGTTTTATAAACCCTCCAGAGATGATAAAAAACAGTTCAAATATCATTAATCCCACAATTTCTCCAGTATAAGCACCGTCCTTTATGGCCGAAAAGATAACCAGGAAAGTTCCGAAAAAAACCGTAAGCAGAATCCACCAGCCCTCAGGCCGGTTATTATGTTCATTGAAATGAACATAAGTTCTCCAAAAAACCAAAAAACTCATCAGTACTATAAAAAACCAGGAAAAAGATAGAAAATTTCCGATTACATATAATAAAGGAAGCTCTAAAAGAAAAAAAGAACCTTCCCTTTTTCTCTAAATCTGATGAGCAGAATTATAAAGGCCATTCCTGCAGGAAAAACAAGCACAAAATATTCAGTGAGAGGAACAGCCGCTTCATTAGCCATATAAAAAGGGAATAACACTAGTGCTCCAAAAATGATTTCAATGCCAAGAAGAAAACTCACTTCAAACATTTTTTTCATTGTATTGCCACTTCCTTCGCTTTCACTTGAAGCGGCCTCAATTCGGCTTCTTCATTAAGCAGTTGCAGTTCAAATAAAAATGCTCCTTTTCGGCTGATATTAGTTATTGCGCTGGAAGCCGCTGGATTCAATTCTCCTGCATGAAGGAAATAAGGCTGACTAGTCAAATGTCTTTCATAAAAGGAAAGCATTTTTTCATAAGGGTAAATAGAATAATGATTATCTACAACAGCCAGCATTTCAAGCACCTTTTGCAGATGATCTTTTCCAGATGCAGCAGATATAAAATAAAAGGGAGTGCTGCCAGCAGTCCGGATATTTATACACATGGAAAAAGGGATATTTTCCTTAACACAAATATAGGCAATTTCTGCTGCGCTGCTGATGCGTTCTTCCAGTTGTGCAGATATTGAATGTCCAGCTGAAACATTAAGCGAAATATTCCAGCCTGTTTCCGCAGCTTTTTCAAAGACCTTTGTTTGCAAACTCTGTTTCCTCGCACTTGCCTTCCAATTGATCCGATTAAAACTATCAGATGAAACATACTGCCTTGTTCCGGCTGGCGAAAAATGATCCTCAAAAAGTGAATAGGCGGA
This window of the Cytobacillus pseudoceanisediminis genome carries:
- a CDS encoding DUF58 domain-containing protein; this translates as MEWKKYHAEDGYLSLSSVFSVFLLIASFYLKSWEVFLASILFLLIISANTYYMKHLGEKLSLQNTKVRYKLFAGQEAKWILEFDNKGLPILKGELRILFDDCICPVDQNLEPRLGKFELSIPFSLNHNERKIITIPISARKRGVSKIRKLELYIPNFIGFGETILEYRAQLLQDALVYPSRLPVKNILSLFTDRPGTFLSAYSLFEDHFSPAGTRQYVSSDSFNRINWKASARKQSLQTKVFEKAAETGWNISLNVSAGHSISAQLEERISSAAEIAYICVKENIPFSMCINIRTAGSTPFYFISAASGKDHLQKVLEMLAVVDNHYSIYPYEKMLSFYERHLTSQPYFLHAGELNPAASSAITNISRKGAFLFELQLLNEEAELRPLQVKAKEVAIQ